The genome window TTCGCCTGCCCCTATGGCATCAGAAAGGGTGTCAATCAAGGAACTTGGAAAATGATCAGGCATTGACCTTATAAGCGCGGATTCAATGACAGATATCCCTGTAAATGCAAGGGCGCCACGGCCTTTAAAGCTAAAGTTGCTGACACGCCTGCCCGTGACCTTTATGCTGTTAAATGTTGGGTGATCGTGCAACACCATCGTTGCAATGGGGTGTTTCTGGCAGTGGACCTCGAATACGGCCTTAAGGTCTATATCCGTAACCACGTCGCTGTTTATCAGCAATATCGGGCCGTCTTCAAGGCAGGGCATGGCATTCTTAAGCGCCCCGCCTGTGCCGAGGAGAAACGGTTCTTTAACAATGACGATTTCCTGGCCCAGATTCCATCCGGAGATTGCGCCAATCAATAGATTTGTCAGGTGACAGGCGTTTATGACTATTTTTTTAAAGCCTGCGGCCTTGAGCCCATCCAGTATTCGTCTTACCGATGGGGTATTGAGGACAGGAAAGAGGGGCTTTGGGAGGTGAGAGGTCAAGGGCCGCAGGCGGCTTCCCAGGCCCGCAGCCAAAATCATGGCCTGCATTTTCAGGCTATCCCTGGCTAAGCCGCCTTTTCTCCTGCGCTTGCGATCTTTTTAGGGTCCTGGGCAGGCTTTTCAAGGGGTTTTTCAGGATTTGCCGCGTCTTCTGTCTCCTTTAGCCCTCTTTTAAAGGAATTTATGGCCTTTCCGAGCCCTGCGCCTATTTCAGGCAGCTTTTTTCCGCCGAATACGAGAAATGCTATGAGAAGTATGATTAGAAGTTCTTGCGCCCCGAGTCCAAACATGAGCCGGTCCTCCATATTAAATTGAAATCAAGTCGTTTGCTATTACTACTCAGACAATTTTGCCATTCCCGAAGGTTTAATCGGGGATCTAGTTTATTTGGCTATTTGGTTGATCCGTAGCTGTGCAACCCTGACAACAGGAAATTTACACCAAAATATGTAAAGATTACTGATATAAAACCTATTATCGCCAAGATGGCTATCTTACGGCCCGTCCATCCTTTTATGAATCTGGCGTGGAGGGCTATGGCATACACGAACCAGGTGATAAGCGACCAGGTCTCTTTAGGATCCCAGCTCCAGTAGGTACCCCACGCCTCGTTGGCCCATATGGCACCGGTTATGATGCCGATACTGAGCCACAGAAAGCCGAAGACTATAGTCTGATGCATGAGCGAATCCATAACCCTTTTGCTGGGTAGCACGCCAAGCAAACCGCTTGAAGCCTCTTCTCCGCCCTTGCTTTTTATAAGATACATGATCCCGAGGCCGCATGCCACTGCAAAAGAGGCGTATCCTAAAAAACAGGTGATGACATGGGCTATGAGCCAGTTGCTTTGAAGGGCCGGTATGAGCGGCTGGATCTCGTCGTGCACGTCAGGGCTGAACGACGCATAGGCCATGGCGAATGTGGCGAACGGGGTTGAGAATGCGCCTATCACCCTGTTTCTGACCCGCCATTCTATGACCAGATACACAAGTATAGTGACCCACGAAAAAAATACAAGGGATTCATAGAGGTTTGATAGCGGCACATGCCCATATCCCAGCTGGTATGACTCCGTCCACCTGAGGCCCATGCCTACAGTCTGGACCAAGAATCCAGTGATGGTTACTGCCGTAGCGAGCACCCCCAATTTTTGTACCCTGAAAACCCATGTCGTCAGGTAAAGGACAGCTGCTGCAAGGTAAATGAATGTCGTAACACTCAAGAGAAAAGAACTGGATAGTGTCATGCCTTGTCTCCAATCGCCCGTTCTACAGCCTCTCTGATCTTTGTGAAGTCCTTTTCAAATGCCAATTGATTTTTGTTTGCCTGGCCTGCCAAGAGGACGGTCATCTTTCCGTTTTTTTGTCCTATCCAGAGCCATATCCTTGAATGAGCGACCCAGAAGACAACTATAAAGCCGAGTATTAATGCCGTACATCCAAGCCAGACTATCCATACGCCAGGGTCCTTTTTGACTTGAAGACCCGTCATGTAGCGGTTTTTTGCATCCACAAGAGAGATCTTATATGTATTGCCGCCGAGGCTCAGTTCTCTTTCGTGGCCTTTTAGAAGCCATACTGTATCAGCCTCTCCATTAGGCGACGCCGCCCATACCTGGGCTGCCGGCTCGCCGTGGATGCTCGGCAGATATTGAATTATTCCGACAGAGAGCCTCCCCTCCGGCCATGCCACCCTTTCCATGGCTGGCACTGTCAGTGAACCCTGCCTGCCGTTGGACGCAATTATATGTAGATTGACTTCAGGGATACTGTTGTAACTTGCCTGATAAAAGGTGACGCCTTTATAGGTCAACGGGGAATTCACCATTATCGATTTGTGGAGCACCTCTTTGCCGTTTTCCAGGATAGTGAGGTCGGATACATATCTTTTGGGTGCACCGTTGTCATAAAAATCCACCGCAAATTTGTCGCATCGTACATCAAAACCAAGCGGTATATCCTCAAACGTCGAGCGGTTTATCACGTGATCGGTGGTTTCACCTTCAAAGAGCTCTACATAGCCCTTAAATCCCCAGAACAATCCGACCAAGGCGCCGATAAATATGATTATAATGCTACTGTGCAGGCCGTAGACCCCCCAGTAGCTCCATTTTCCCTTTTCGACCAGGTATAGGCGTCTATCGCCCGTGTCCCTTTCTTTTGGGATCCCGGCCGCGTTTTTAAAGGAATTCAATATGGGATCCAAATCCGCCTCTTTGTCTTTAAGTACCCATTCTTTTTTCAATTGAAGCCTTGAGAGATAATCGGGACCGCATGAAAGGCTGTCGCGTTTGAATATCCTGAGTGTAACGGGGAAGCGGTTTATAGTGCATACTACAAGGTTCAAACTGAAGAGGAGCAAAAGGGATACGAACCACCAGGCATGATATGTATCGTTAAGTCGCAGTGTGCTTATTATCTTGAAGAGATCCTGGCCGTATCTTTCAAGATAAAATTGGTCGGCTTCGCCTTGAGGGATTAGGGTGCCAATGATCGAAGTGACGGCAAGGGTGATGAATAGAAATACAGCCAACTTGATAGAGGCGAGGGTATTCCATAAAGGGTTGCCCTTGCGGCTCGTATTTGTCTCCATAAATTCGCTGGGCTAAGGCCTAGATGACATTGGGATCAACAATGTGCATTTTTAATATCAAATGCCTTTTCGAGGGTTTTGATCGCACCTTTAACTATGCCTTGCCTTCTCCTTGCTTATAAGGAATTTTTGGCCGCTGTATTCTGTTTGTCATTGCGATATACAGCAGATCCGCCATCCCCCCAACCTAAACACGCCAAAACCCCCTCTCCATGGGCATGACGCCTAGAGTCCCAAAGATTTGCGGCTCAATTTACCGCCTGTATATTTTTATGTCAATGAGGTTATTTTAAGGACAGCGACCGCCCTTTCCTGCTTTTATATAGTCTGATGGCGTAAGGAAAAAGGGCGGCCGTGGGGATCAGTAATTTAGAACTGCGTTGGCCTCAAGCACTGTATGCACAAGGCGGCCTGCCTTGATGGGTTGTGCGCCTTCGACCATCATATCGAGCGAGATGCGGCGTTCCTCAATACACGGTATGCAGATGAAGAGCTTACCTCCGAGTCTAATAAAGTCATCCACCATTTTTTTGAGGGGTTCAAGCCCTGGTGCCACTATGTGCTCATAGACCCCCTTTTTGGCCGTAAGCACGCCTTTGGCCTGTAGTATCACGGTCACCTCAACATCCATCGCCAGGGCGGCGTTGGCCACTACAAAGGGAAGTGATGCCTTTTCAGGGTCTTCCGGACCATGGGTTACAATTATGACCAGTTTTTCACTCTTGCTCTCCGACATTTTCATCCTCCTATTTTATATTTTATTTGATTTTATTCGTAATGGTCCTTCATCTTCCGGCTTTTGGTCTAACGCCATGTCGCAGGTGATGGGAGGCGCATAGCGAAGTTTTTGCAAGACTAGCAGCTGCTATGGGTCAGTCAAACATGTGCACAATAGGCCTTGGCAAGATACTCTGATATATCAGTAACCTTTAGATCTACATCGGCCTTGGCTGCTGCACCTTGCAGGTTTACAAGGCATATCGGGCACATGGTTGTTATTTTATTGCCGCACTCGGCAAGCTGGCCCAGGCGTTTTCGGGCGATCTCATGCGCCTTGCCTGGAAAGAGCGATTCTATAGGTCCTCCGCAGCAATGGGTGAGCCTTTCAGAGAGTTCAGGTTCATGGAGTCTTGCCCCTGTCTTTTTAAGTAGAAGTCTTGGCTCTTTTGTGACGCCTTCATGCCTTGCATAGACGCATGAGTCATGGATGACAAGGTCAGCATCAAGGGGGTTTCTGGCGTCTGTATCTTGTTCACAAAGGACTTCGAGATAGCTTGCGACCTCAAGGTCATAGCCCTTGATGAATTTTGGATATATAGTCCTCAGCATATTTGTGGTGTGTGGATCTACGGTAATTACACGCCTTACTTTATTTTCTTTTAAAAGCCTATAGACCTTCCGTGCGTGCATCTCAAAGACATGGTCGATCCCCTGGTCGAATATGAGCGCCCCTGTATAAAGTTCTCTTTCAAAGAGACAGCCAAAGTCAACCTCTGCCTCCTTGAGCAACATGGCGATATTCCGCAGGTAATTGTTATATCGCGCCTGTTCCTCCGGGGATGGGCTGCCCATGAATGTAATGAGGTTTACGGCCTTGTTTGCAATGCGACCCATCCAGAAATATCTTGTCAGGATCGAGTTTTCAAGACCGGCCATCTTCTCGGCCATGATCTTGATGGAGGGAATGAGCTGATACATGTGTCCAGTGTAGATGATGGTCTCTCCACCCTCTTTTATTCCGAGTCCGTCTGCCCAGGCCGAAATCAACCTCTTCGGCAGTGGGAGTACACTGCCTCTCAGCCTTATATTGTCGGTCAAGATACCAAGGATATCTCCTATAGGAAGTGGCATGGCGCAGTTCCTTTATAATCCATATACGTGCCTGCCTATATATCTCCTGAGGACCCTGATGTTTTCCGCAATTCTGACCCCTTCCGGGCAGTTGTCCTCGCACATCCTGCAAAGCAGGCACGAATAGATGGCGTCTTTATTTTCCATGAGTTTGTCTTTCATCCCCATAAGGACGTAGCGAAATAGTATCCTTGGAAGGATATTGATCCCCATGGGGCAAAGGGCTGTACATGTGCCGCAGTTAAAGCACTGTGCTGCATTGAACTTGTCGTACGACCCTATCTCTTTTGAGAATTTTATGTCAAGCCTTTGCATGATCCTGGCCCATCCTTCCGACAAATTTGTATCGGAAGTAGTCGTCCCTTCTGTTTTTGGGTATCTCTTCTATATATCCATATCTCCGCATGGCCATGACAATCCTTACCATCTCATGCGAAGGGAGGTTCAATGCGTCGGCAAGTTCCGGTATTGTCTTAGGCCCTTCGTGCAAGAGGCCTGCTATCTTGTCTTTGAGATACATTTCGTCCCGCATGACCTCGCGAATATTTCGATTTGACTGCCTTTCCATCACTTGGCCTCCCTTGCCATAGCTGAGATCATAGACCTTATCTGGGCGTCTGTATAGCCTTCTATGTCGATTGCCCTTTTAGGGCATGCCGGGACGCAGGCCCCGCAGCCCTTACAGGCCGCCGGGTTGATCCCGGCTATTTTTTTGTCTTTGATTTCGACTTGCCTTATGGCGTCAAATGGGCATGCCGGGACGCAGGCCCCGCACCAGGTGCAGATATCGGCATCCGCCTTGGCAACGAGCGGTTCGATGTCTACATGTCCCTTTAGCAAGAGTCCTGCAGCCTTAGCGGCGGCAGCTAGAGAGCTTGTTACGCTTTCAGAGAGGGTCTTCGGGCCTTGCGCCGTACCAGCAATGAATATACCATTCATCACCGTCTCAACCGGCCTCAGTTTTGGGTGTATCTCGGTGAAAAATCCGTCCTTGCCTATAGGTATCTTTAATATGCCGGAAAGCCTGCCGCCTTTGCCTGGTGTCATGCCGGTTACAAGGACCACCAGGTCGGCGCCTATCTCTATTTCCTCGTTGCCGGTTAGCCTATCCTTGACCCTGACGAGCAGTCCTTCGTTAGTTTTTTCCACGGTCGGTGGTTCGTCCGGATCATACTTAAGGAAAAGCGAGTCAGCTTCAAGCGCCCGAGTATACAGCAATTCATATTTTCCATATGTCCTTATGTCGCGATAGATGTGGAATTGTGAGATATGGGGGTCGAGTTTATGGGCCAAAATGGCGGTATGAACCGCCGAGGCGCAGCAATAGCGCGAGCAATAGGTATATCGATCGTCGCCGGCGGACTGTCTTGATCCTACGCAGTAGATATAGACGATGCTTCGGACCGTCTTACCCGCATATTCCACCCCTCTTTTCTGTTTGGCAAGGAGTTTTTTGTATTCAGGAAGGGTGATGACCCCTTTGATTCCATAGCCAAACTCACCGTTTTTTGGCGTGTATGGAGAGAAGCCGATGGTTACGATAATCGCTCCAACATTAAAGGAGGCGGGGTTTTGTCCTTTTATGTCTACTTTTATCAGAAAGTTTCCAACGCTCCCGCCCTTTTCAACGACTTCCGCCTCTGTAAATAGTGTTATGTTCTCATGTTCTATTGCGGCCTTTGATAGTGAATGAGCCATTTCTTCCCCGTCTCTGTCGTCAGGAAACAACCTTCCTAGGCCTTTGATGAAGCCTCCTGGCTCCGGTGAACGCTCTACAAGATAAACTTTCAGACCCATATCGGCCAGGGCGATTGCACTCCTGAGCCCGGCCGCTCCCGCCCCTATGATGAGCACGCCTGGTGTCGTATCTACACGGATTTCTTGAAGGGGAATTGCGAGTCTGGTCCTTGCCACACCTGAACGGACAAGCCTGACGGCCTTTTCGGTTGCCGCCTGCCTGTTGTGGGTGTGGGCCCATGAACACTGTTCCCTGATATTGACCTGTGTGTACCTGTATGGATTGAGCCCGGCCCGTTCGGCCATGGCCCTGAAGGTCTGGAGGTGCAGCCTGGGGGAGCAGGAGGCTATAACAATTCCGTCGAGGCCGTTTTCTTTGATTGCCCGAATCATCTCCTGCTGGGCGGCGTCGGAACACGAGAACATATTGGTCTTGGCAAAGACTACGCCTTTTTCGTCTTTTATGACGTCACGGACCTTCTCTACATCTACATAATCGGAGATGTTCCCCCCACAGTGGCATATGAATACCCCGATCTTCTTGTTTTCGGCATCAGTGTTCATCTTTCGCCGCCTTTTTTAGATAAGCTGCAATTTGGGCAGCAGCAGCCCCTGCATGTAGCACACTGTCAGGTATGTCCCTTATGCCGGAGGCCGCCCCCGCCACAAAAACCCCTTCGATGTTGGTCTGTCCCGGTTCAATGGCTTCGTCTGATTCGGCTATGAAGAAGGAATTCGGGTCGACCCCAAGCCCTTCGCCTTTAAAGCAACCGAGCATATCCAAGTTGGGCAGCCCACCCACCGAGAGTGCTACAAGGTCGTGTTCAGCCTTTTTAACCCCGCCGCCCCCTTCTATGTCTTCATAATAGAGTATGAGATCATGGTTGACAGTCTCTTCAATACGGGCCACCTTGCCCTTTATGAAGCGGACGCTCATAGCCTTGGCTTGTTCGTAAAATTCGTCATAGCCCTTGCCAAAGGCCCGTATGTCTATGTAATAAATAGTCACCTCGGCTATAGGCAGGGCACCCATGATGAGCTGCGCTTGTTTGACCGAATACATGCAACAGATGCGGGAACAGATTGAGTTTTTGATCGTCTTGTCCCTTGAGCCGGTACAGAGGACAAATGCAATGTTGTTCGGCGCCTTGCCGTCAGAGGGTCGGAGGACAGCGTTATAAGGCCTAGTCGGTGCAAGAAGGCGGTCCATCTGCATAGCGTCTATCACATTTGGGAAACGGCCGTATCCGAGTGCCGGTTTATTTTTTGCATCAAAGAGATTAAATCCCGTCGTTATAAGTACCGCTCCAACGGTCAATTCTAATTCTTTTGGCCTCATATCAAGCGAGATAGCCTCTGCCGGGCAGACAGCAACACATCGATGGCATTCGGAACATCCGCCGCAATCCAGACAGCGGTTTGCCTCGAGGCGTGCCTCTTCGTCAGTCATGAGGGTGGCGTTAGGCTTGATAGGCATCCTGTGTGTTATCCCATTCGTTGTCCTTGACAGCACATCTTGTTTATCGGCCGCATGGAATCTGTCGTCAAACTTGGCACACTTCAGCGGTTCACCTTTGAGGTAGCGGTCGATATAAAATGCAGCCCGCTTGCCCTGAGCTATGCCAAGGATTGTCTTGGAAGGATCTGTAGCCGCGTCTCCTCCTGCAAAGACATGGGGAAGGGAAGCCTGGAGCGTCTCTTTATCGGTTTCTATGGACTTATTGGGTCTGAGCTTGAGATCGCAGATAAGTCCAGCGGTGTTTTTTGATTTATTGGCACTTGATCGATCAAGGGCGATATATACAGCATCAAACCCTTCGTCTTTTAGGGTTTTGAGTGATATCGGGCCGATGTTGGTCATCACCTTGACGCCAACGGCCGTTATGTTTTTGATGTCGCGGTCCAGGATGCGTTCTGGCAGGCGGCCGTTTTTTACCGCATCGCGAAGTATGCCGCCTATCTCTGCTTCTGACTCGAATATCGTGACCTCGTAGCCGGATTTGGCCAGAAAATAGGCTGCGGCAAGCCCCGACGGACCTGATCCTGCTACAGCCACTCTTTTGTCGTTTTTATTTTTTGGTGGTCCATATTCAGGCTCGGCGTGGTTTTGATAATATCTATCAGCCATAAATTGTTTGATGGCACGTATCCGGACAGGCCCTTCAAGCGTACTTCTCGTGCATCTTTTTTCACATGGTGCGAAACACAATCTACCCAGGCTTCCAGGGAGAGGTGCATCCTCCATGTGTAGATGAAATGCCTCGTCAAACCTGCCGGCACGTACAAGGGAACAGTAACCATGGGCCTTGACGCCGCCAGGGCAGGTGTGTGAACAAGGTGATTGTCCGTGCCTTTCTATAATAGCCTTCTTGGGCACGGCCTGCGGAAATGGTATGTAGATAGCGCGTCTGGCGATCATGCCGCTGTTGAACTGGTCAGGGATCGCTACGGTACAAGCGAATTCGCACTGTGAGCACCCAGTGCACCTTGTATGGTCAACAAAAGTGGGTTTTTTTTCAATTTTTACAGTGAAGCCGTCGCCTCTTTTTAGTATTTCCTTGACCTCACTGTAGATCAAGATGTCGATATTCGGGTGATTAGCCGCCGCTGCCATCTTGGGTGTGGATATACAGCTTGAGCAATCGAGTGTCGGAAATACCTTGCTCAGTAGAATCATCTTGCCGCCGATGCTGGCTTCTTTTTCTACCAGAAGCGTCTTGAAGCCCATGTCTCCAAGAGACAAAGCGGCCTCCATTCCTGCGATCCCGGCCCCGATTACAAGGACGCCATAATCCATGACATATCCCTTTCTTTATGTCTTTGCTTGATCCATTTCGCCAAGTGCCTTGTGGAATTTTTTTATGTGACTCACAAATGACTCGGAACAGACCGAGCATATTGCAGCCATTTTAAGCCGCCTTGGATCGAGCCCATCGGCCCTTAACATCTCCTGCGCATTTTTCACGATCTCGGCCGTTCTGTCTGTGCAATCGGTAAGATATGGGCAGTCAGTACCGTCAGCGGCTATGAACACACCATCGAAGCCTTCTTTTAAGGCATAGATCACCCATTCAGGTCTTATTCCACTGGAGCACGGCACAGAGATCGACACCACTGACGCCGGATAGTCCATGTGCGATGCCCCAGCAAGGTCTATCCCAAGATCGGAGATGCTGTTGGTGGAAAACACCAATATCTTTGGACCGCCCTTATCGTCGTACATAAGATTATAACCTTAAGTAAAGTAGTATCTATTTTTTTCTCTTTACAAATAGCCTCCAATAACCCGCTTCTTCAAGCGTGCCCAAGAATTCATGTCCTACCTTGTCTGCCCAGAGCGGCAGGTCGTCGTTAGTGCCTTCATCAGAAGAGAGCACCTCCATGATTCCGCCCACCGGCACCGAAGCTATTTCACGTTTTGCTGCCAGCAAAGGACCGGGGCAAGCCGTGCCTCTTGCATCGATCGTCTTGTCTGCCTTTAAATTTTTAAGATCCGTGGCCATCTTTATTTCTCCATATTTTTTTTAAATCTTTATATATGTAAGATAGATGATTGTCAATCATTTTTATGAATCATTATTTTATTATTTGGTATTAATTTATTGAAATAACTAAAAAATTATTAAAATCTAATTTTTTAGTTAGGATCTTATGCTCAAAAATATTATTGACAAATAGCATATTATAATTTAACTTTTGCTCATTATTATAAAATATAAGGAGAAGGACGATGAAGGTTGCAGTCAGTGCAAAAGGACAGGATATGAGTGCCATGATCGATCCAAGATTTGGAAGGGCGGATTATCTGCTTATAATCGACGCATCTTCCAGAAAGATGCTCAAGGTCATAGACAACAGGGGATCGCAGAATGCGGCCC of Dissulfurimicrobium hydrothermale contains these proteins:
- a CDS encoding sugar phosphate nucleotidyltransferase — encoded protein: MQAMILAAGLGSRLRPLTSHLPKPLFPVLNTPSVRRILDGLKAAGFKKIVINACHLTNLLIGAISGWNLGQEIVIVKEPFLLGTGGALKNAMPCLEDGPILLINSDVVTDIDLKAVFEVHCQKHPIATMVLHDHPTFNSIKVTGRRVSNFSFKGRGALAFTGISVIESALIRSMPDHFPSSLIDTLSDAIGAGEDIIALMADELKPGYLWEDIGSVRGYLAAHEALLKKKGWTVFAGADSNLQPDTSIDGWCVMGDGVKVGRGVTLSRSVIWDGCAIEDGEYIKDSIVTPYGRLGLNGPFA
- the tatA gene encoding twin-arginine translocase TatA/TatE family subunit, whose amino-acid sequence is MFGLGAQELLIILLIAFLVFGGKKLPEIGAGLGKAINSFKRGLKETEDAANPEKPLEKPAQDPKKIASAGEKAA
- a CDS encoding CoB--CoM heterodisulfide reductase iron-sulfur subunit A family protein gives rise to the protein MNTDAENKKIGVFICHCGGNISDYVDVEKVRDVIKDEKGVVFAKTNMFSCSDAAQQEMIRAIKENGLDGIVIASCSPRLHLQTFRAMAERAGLNPYRYTQVNIREQCSWAHTHNRQAATEKAVRLVRSGVARTRLAIPLQEIRVDTTPGVLIIGAGAAGLRSAIALADMGLKVYLVERSPEPGGFIKGLGRLFPDDRDGEEMAHSLSKAAIEHENITLFTEAEVVEKGGSVGNFLIKVDIKGQNPASFNVGAIIVTIGFSPYTPKNGEFGYGIKGVITLPEYKKLLAKQKRGVEYAGKTVRSIVYIYCVGSRQSAGDDRYTYCSRYCCASAVHTAILAHKLDPHISQFHIYRDIRTYGKYELLYTRALEADSLFLKYDPDEPPTVEKTNEGLLVRVKDRLTGNEEIEIGADLVVLVTGMTPGKGGRLSGILKIPIGKDGFFTEIHPKLRPVETVMNGIFIAGTAQGPKTLSESVTSSLAAAAKAAGLLLKGHVDIEPLVAKADADICTWCGACVPACPFDAIRQVEIKDKKIAGINPAACKGCGACVPACPKRAIDIEGYTDAQIRSMISAMAREAK
- the resB gene encoding cytochrome c biogenesis protein ResB encodes the protein METNTSRKGNPLWNTLASIKLAVFLFITLAVTSIIGTLIPQGEADQFYLERYGQDLFKIISTLRLNDTYHAWWFVSLLLLFSLNLVVCTINRFPVTLRIFKRDSLSCGPDYLSRLQLKKEWVLKDKEADLDPILNSFKNAAGIPKERDTGDRRLYLVEKGKWSYWGVYGLHSSIIIIFIGALVGLFWGFKGYVELFEGETTDHVINRSTFEDIPLGFDVRCDKFAVDFYDNGAPKRYVSDLTILENGKEVLHKSIMVNSPLTYKGVTFYQASYNSIPEVNLHIIASNGRQGSLTVPAMERVAWPEGRLSVGIIQYLPSIHGEPAAQVWAASPNGEADTVWLLKGHERELSLGGNTYKISLVDAKNRYMTGLQVKKDPGVWIVWLGCTALILGFIVVFWVAHSRIWLWIGQKNGKMTVLLAGQANKNQLAFEKDFTKIREAVERAIGDKA
- a CDS encoding (Fe-S)-binding protein, which codes for MPLPIGDILGILTDNIRLRGSVLPLPKRLISAWADGLGIKEGGETIIYTGHMYQLIPSIKIMAEKMAGLENSILTRYFWMGRIANKAVNLITFMGSPSPEEQARYNNYLRNIAMLLKEAEVDFGCLFERELYTGALIFDQGIDHVFEMHARKVYRLLKENKVRRVITVDPHTTNMLRTIYPKFIKGYDLEVASYLEVLCEQDTDARNPLDADLVIHDSCVYARHEGVTKEPRLLLKKTGARLHEPELSERLTHCCGGPIESLFPGKAHEIARKRLGQLAECGNKITTMCPICLVNLQGAAAKADVDLKVTDISEYLAKAYCAHV
- a CDS encoding 4Fe-4S dicluster domain-containing protein codes for the protein MQRLDIKFSKEIGSYDKFNAAQCFNCGTCTALCPMGINILPRILFRYVLMGMKDKLMENKDAIYSCLLCRMCEDNCPEGVRIAENIRVLRRYIGRHVYGL
- a CDS encoding FAD-dependent oxidoreductase — protein: MDYGVLVIGAGIAGMEAALSLGDMGFKTLLVEKEASIGGKMILLSKVFPTLDCSSCISTPKMAAAANHPNIDILIYSEVKEILKRGDGFTVKIEKKPTFVDHTRCTGCSQCEFACTVAIPDQFNSGMIARRAIYIPFPQAVPKKAIIERHGQSPCSHTCPGGVKAHGYCSLVRAGRFDEAFHLHMEDAPLPGSLGRLCFAPCEKRCTRSTLEGPVRIRAIKQFMADRYYQNHAEPEYGPPKNKNDKRVAVAGSGPSGLAAAYFLAKSGYEVTIFESEAEIGGILRDAVKNGRLPERILDRDIKNITAVGVKVMTNIGPISLKTLKDEGFDAVYIALDRSSANKSKNTAGLICDLKLRPNKSIETDKETLQASLPHVFAGGDAATDPSKTILGIAQGKRAAFYIDRYLKGEPLKCAKFDDRFHAADKQDVLSRTTNGITHRMPIKPNATLMTDEEARLEANRCLDCGGCSECHRCVAVCPAEAISLDMRPKELELTVGAVLITTGFNLFDAKNKPALGYGRFPNVIDAMQMDRLLAPTRPYNAVLRPSDGKAPNNIAFVLCTGSRDKTIKNSICSRICCMYSVKQAQLIMGALPIAEVTIYYIDIRAFGKGYDEFYEQAKAMSVRFIKGKVARIEETVNHDLILYYEDIEGGGGVKKAEHDLVALSVGGLPNLDMLGCFKGEGLGVDPNSFFIAESDEAIEPGQTNIEGVFVAGAASGIRDIPDSVLHAGAAAAQIAAYLKKAAKDEH
- a CDS encoding MarR family transcriptional regulator → MERQSNRNIREVMRDEMYLKDKIAGLLHEGPKTIPELADALNLPSHEMVRIVMAMRRYGYIEEIPKNRRDDYFRYKFVGRMGQDHAKA
- a CDS encoding hydrogenase iron-sulfur subunit — translated: MYDDKGGPKILVFSTNSISDLGIDLAGASHMDYPASVVSISVPCSSGIRPEWVIYALKEGFDGVFIAADGTDCPYLTDCTDRTAEIVKNAQEMLRADGLDPRRLKMAAICSVCSESFVSHIKKFHKALGEMDQAKT
- the ccsB gene encoding c-type cytochrome biogenesis protein CcsB codes for the protein MTLSSSFLLSVTTFIYLAAAVLYLTTWVFRVQKLGVLATAVTITGFLVQTVGMGLRWTESYQLGYGHVPLSNLYESLVFFSWVTILVYLVIEWRVRNRVIGAFSTPFATFAMAYASFSPDVHDEIQPLIPALQSNWLIAHVITCFLGYASFAVACGLGIMYLIKSKGGEEASSGLLGVLPSKRVMDSLMHQTIVFGFLWLSIGIITGAIWANEAWGTYWSWDPKETWSLITWFVYAIALHARFIKGWTGRKIAILAIIGFISVIFTYFGVNFLLSGLHSYGSTK
- a CDS encoding DsrE family protein; its protein translation is MSESKSEKLVIIVTHGPEDPEKASLPFVVANAALAMDVEVTVILQAKGVLTAKKGVYEHIVAPGLEPLKKMVDDFIRLGGKLFICIPCIEERRISLDMMVEGAQPIKAGRLVHTVLEANAVLNY
- a CDS encoding sulfurtransferase TusA family protein encodes the protein MATDLKNLKADKTIDARGTACPGPLLAAKREIASVPVGGIMEVLSSDEGTNDDLPLWADKVGHEFLGTLEEAGYWRLFVKRKK